The Desertibacillus haloalkaliphilus genome includes the window GTGCTTATGATTGTTTATTCCATTGCCCCGAACGTGAAGTTAACTTTTAAACAAGTAATTATAGGAGCCGTATCTGCAACGGTTTGTTGGCAAGTAATCTCTGCTTTATTTGCCACATACATAAGTAATTTCGGAAATTTCACGGCGACCTATGGTAGTCTTGGTGGAGTTATCATCCTTATGCTTTGGTTCTTTCTCACAGGGGTAAGTCTCGTTATTGG containing:
- a CDS encoding YihY/virulence factor BrkB family protein, with the translated sequence VLMIVYSIAPNVKLTFKQVIIGAVSATVCWQVISALFATYISNFGNFTATYGSLGGVIILMLWFFLTGVSLVIGGQINATLYLQKKNRNNNLS